In Tursiops truncatus isolate mTurTru1 chromosome 19, mTurTru1.mat.Y, whole genome shotgun sequence, a genomic segment contains:
- the CATSPERG gene encoding cation channel sperm-associated auxiliary subunit gamma isoform X18, whose product MSPAGPAWPRLRVLQTLWALLVVLLAPWRLWAIKNTQECTWQVVLNNFETVGKKDASDRFVDQEPLYTVDKVFSQLVDAPIDPDEVRGLVSGKRERSWTCTPLGSGHLPTLSLQTYLGFPYYLKINYSCKGESSEALVRKGHLTGLKPVVLVTFQSPVNFHRWKIEQLQIQMEAAPFRSRERCNAEEVCLMSWYTPMPIKNGSVVMRVDVSSNGLGPFIPNKRFQVNINGFLERQRDNTLQFTVGNELFNLIPRYFVNVPSRPLWYTVDQAPVFILGGIPEEKAILLTDTNFKDFFLVELSIDSCWVGSFYCPQTSFTATIYDAIATESTLFIRQNQLIYYFTGTYTTLHESNRGSGRWVRVLANECIKKLCPVHFHSNGSEYVMALTTGKHEGYVHFGTITDGRVSFELLPRQRSVCSGILVVNCSITWAVFIAGDYNLLLLVEIEDPSTRKYFQVVSYDLVSDYLVVLYTIPEFIPDARGLEFLMVLGTESYTNFPMVPKGMSYNPYNNLLFIWGNFLLQSYNSKNFIYLADFPKELSIKYLVNSFYGDTAIVTETEEIWYLLEGSYQVYKLFPSKGWEVHVSLQVMQQSSLYAPNETMVTLFYEDHGLYQLVYLIDNQQGRLVKRLVPVEQLLMYQQISNDYLLERQGSHLTLSFTNFCPFTVMRLRDLPNPQIYTRQERYRAQPPRVLEPGGFHSDNSLAVYQGLVYYLLWLHSKYDKPYADPVHDPTWRWWKNKKQDQVRGEGGESVGGPSPDPPSPSPCPGTVFAPHPVPQDYYFYLASNWRSAGSVHVDMASYEKIYDLKAENELPERIFLDKGTSYRFSVFLTAREPEPLHGPSFQLQSKVGLAVVLADPECIEAVVKEEVLVNRNSVLFWVTLSDKRFCFDQGISGHHLMKTSMLLKVVGSSGHCFQNTNQGPRMWLCMENSPCHDTIPHSIFASEFFFKVLVSNRCQPACSLVW is encoded by the exons ATGTCCCCTGCTGGCCCTGCGTGGCCGAGGCTCCGAGTCCTGCAGACGCTGTGGGCACTGCTGGTGGTGCTGTTGGCACCGTGGAGGTTGTGGGCGATAAAGAATACCCAGGAGTGCACCTGGCAAGTTGTCCTGAACAACTTTGAGACAGTAGGCAAGAAGGACGCGAGCGATCGTTTCGTCGATCAAGAGCCCTTGTACACAGTGGACAAAGTGTTCAGCCAGCTAGTGGACGCGCCCATCGACCCGGACGAGGTGAGGGGACTGGTGTCAGGCAAACGGGAGAGGTCCTGGACCTGCACCCCACTGGGCTCTGGACATTTGCCCACCCTCTCCTTGCAGACATACCTGGGCTTTCCTTACTACCTGAAGATCAACTACTCCTGCAAGGGAGAG TCCTCTGAGGCCCTGGTCCGCAAGGGCCACCTGACGGGGCTGAAGCCGGTGGTGCTGGTCACCTTCCAGTCCCCAGTCAACTTCCATCGCTGGAAGATAGAGCAGCTGCAGATCCAGATGGAGGCAGCCCCCTTCCGCAGCAGAG AGAGGTGTAATGCAGAGGAAGTGTGTCTCATGAGCTGGTACACACCCATGCCCATCAAGAACGGCAGCGTGGTCATGCGCGTGGACGTTAGCAGCAACGGCCTGGGGCCCTTCATTCCCAATAAAAG GTTTCAGGTGAATATCAACGGCTTCCTGGAGAGACAGCGAGACAACACACTCCAATTCACTGTGGGAAATGAG CTCTTCAATCTGATACCCCGGTACTTTGTGAATGTCCCGTCGAGGCCCTTGTGGTACACTGTGGACCAGGCACCTGTGTTCATCCTGGGCGGCATCCCTGAGGAGAAGGCCATCCTGCTGACTGACACAAACTTCAAGGACTTCTTTCTCGTGGAG TTGAGCATTGACAGTTGCTGGGTAGGCTCCTTCTACTGCCCCCAGACCAGCTTCACTGCTACCATCTATGATGCCATCGCCACCGAGAGCACCCTCTTCATTCGGCAGAACCAGCTCATCTACTATTTCACGGGCACCTATACCACACTCCACGAAAGCAACCGTGGCAGCG GGAGATGGGTCCGTGTCCTGGCTAACGAGTGCATCAAGAAGTTGTGCCCTGTGCATTTCCATAGCAATGGCTCCGAGTATGTCATGGCCCTCACCACTGGCAAGCACGAAGGTTACGTCCACTTTGGGACCATCACGG ATGGCCGCGTGTCCTTCGAGTTGCTGCCCAGGCAGCGGTCCGTGTGCAGTGGGATACTAG TTGTCAACTGCTCCATAACCTGGGCCGTATTCATTGCTGGTGACTACAATCTACTGCTGCTGGTGGAGATCgaagacccctccaccaggaagtatTTCCAGGTGGTCAGCTATGACCTGG TCAGTGATTACCTGGTTGTCCTCTACACCATCCCGGAATTCATCCCTGACg CTCGAGGCCTGGAGTTCCTGATGGTCCTAGGGACAGAGTCTTACACCAACTTCCCGATGGTACCCAAGGGCATGTCCTACAACCCGTATAACAACCTGCTGTTCATCTGGGGCAACTTCCTCCTGCAGAG CTATAACAGTAAAAACTTCATCTACCTGGCGGACTTCCCCAAGGAGCTGTCCATCAAGTACCTGGTTAACTCGTTCTATGGGGACACGGCTATTGTCACAGAGACTGAGGAG ATCTGGTACCTCCTGGAGGGTAGCTACCAGGTGTACAAGCTGTTCCCATCCAAGGGCTGGGAGGTGCACGTCAGCCTACAGGTGATGCAGCAGTCCTCTCTCTACGCCCCCAATGAGACCATGGTCACCCTCTTCTACGAAGACCACGGACTGTACCAG CTGGTGTACCTTATAGACAACCAGCAGGGCAGGCTCGTCAAGAGGCTTGTGCCTGTGGAGCAGCTTCTGATGTACCAGCAGATCAGCAACGACTACCTCTTGGAGCGGCAAGG GAGCCACCTGACGCTCTCCTTCACCAACTTCTGCCCCTTCACGGTGATGCGTCTGCGGGACCTGCCCAACCCGCAGATCTACACGCGCCAGGAGCGCTACCGGGCGCAGCCGCCGCGTGTCTTGGAGCCCGGGGGCTTCCACAGCGACAACTCGCTCGCTGTCTATCAGGGACTCGTCTACTACCTGCTTTGGCTGCACTCGAAGTACGACAAG CCATATGCGGACCCGGTGCACGACCCCACCTGGCGCTGGTGGAAGAACAAGAAGCAGGACCAGGTGCGTGGAGAGGGTGGCGAATCGGTGGGAGGGCCGAGCCCGGATCCCCCCTCACCGTCCCCCTGTCCGGGCACTGTCTTTGCCCCGCATCCCGTCCCTCAGGATTACTACTTCTACCTGGCCAGCAACTGGCGGAGCGCTGGCAGTGTGCACGTTGACATGGCCAGCTACGAAAAGATCTACGACCTTAAGGCTGAGAACGAGCTGCCCGAGCgcatcttcctggacaagggcacCAGCTACCGCTTCTCGGTCTTCCTGACGGCCCGGGAGCCGGAGCCCCTGCACG GCCCCTCCTTCCAGCTGCAGAGCAAGGTGGGCCTGGCTGTGGTGCTGGCCGACCCGGAATGCATCGAGGCGGTGGTGAAGGAGGAGGTCCTTGTTAATCGCAACTCGGTGCTTTTCTGG gttaCGCTCAGTGATAAAAGGTTTTGCTTTGATCAGGGCATTAGTGGACATCACCTCATGAAAACCTCCATGCTCCTCAAG GTGGTGGGCTCGTCCGGGCACTGCTTCCAGAACACGAACCAGGGGCCCCGCAT
- the CATSPERG gene encoding cation channel sperm-associated auxiliary subunit gamma isoform X9: MSPAGPAWPRLRVLQTLWALLVVLLAPWRLWAIKNTQECTWQVVLNNFETVGKKDASDRFVDQEPLYTVDKVFSQLVDAPIDPDEVRGLVSGKRERSWTCTPLGSGHLPTLSLQTYLGFPYYLKINYSCKGESSEALVRKGHLTGLKPVVLVTFQSPVNFHRWKIEQLQIQMEAAPFRSRERCNAEEVCLMSWYTPMPIKNGSVVMRVDVSSNGLGPFIPNKRFQVNINGFLERQRDNTLQFTVGNELFNLIPRYFVNVPSRPLWYTVDQAPVFILGGIPEEKAILLTDTNFKDFFLVELSIDSCWVGSFYCPQTSFTATIYDAIATESTLFIRQNQLIYYFTGTYTTLHESNRGSGRWVRVLANECIKKLCPVHFHSNGSEYVMALTTGKHEGYVHFGTITDGRVSFELLPRQRSVCSGILVVNCSITWAVFIAGDYNLLLLVEIEDPSTRKYFQVVSYDLVSDYLVVLYTIPEFIPDARGLEFLMVLGTESYTNFPMVPKGMSYNPYNNLLFIWGNFLLQSYNSKNFIYLADFPKELSIKYLVNSFYGDTAIVTETEEIWYLLEGSYQVYKLFPSKGWEVHVSLQVMQQSSLYAPNETMVTLFYEDHGLYQLVYLIDNQQGRLVKRLVPVEQLLMYQQISNDYLLERQGSHLTLSFTNFCPFTVMRLRDLPNPQIYTRQERYRAQPPRVLEPGGFHSDNSLAVYQGLVYYLLWLHSKYDKPYADPVHDPTWRWWKNKKQDQVRGEGGESVGGPSPDPPSPSPCPGTVFAPHPVPQDYYFYLASNWRSAGSVHVDMASYEKIYDLKAENELPERIFLDKGTSYRFSVFLTAREPEPLHGPSFQLQSKVGLAVVLADPECIEAVVKEEVLVNRNSVLFWVTLSDKRFCFDQGISGHHLMKTSMLLKVVGSSGHCFQNTNQGPRMQGNLMVPVLIGCPPGKRLAFDITYTLEYNRLQNKHYFDCVHVDPEMPCFLFRDIFYPFFLIQDLVTGDSGSFQGSYVLKVVGGGPTLDTIKEYSEEDIYRFNSPLDKTGSLIWTTRNTTTTEDSAFNILSHNSLGIEWLCMENSPCHDTIPHSIFASEFFFKVLVSNRCQPACSLVW; this comes from the exons ATGTCCCCTGCTGGCCCTGCGTGGCCGAGGCTCCGAGTCCTGCAGACGCTGTGGGCACTGCTGGTGGTGCTGTTGGCACCGTGGAGGTTGTGGGCGATAAAGAATACCCAGGAGTGCACCTGGCAAGTTGTCCTGAACAACTTTGAGACAGTAGGCAAGAAGGACGCGAGCGATCGTTTCGTCGATCAAGAGCCCTTGTACACAGTGGACAAAGTGTTCAGCCAGCTAGTGGACGCGCCCATCGACCCGGACGAGGTGAGGGGACTGGTGTCAGGCAAACGGGAGAGGTCCTGGACCTGCACCCCACTGGGCTCTGGACATTTGCCCACCCTCTCCTTGCAGACATACCTGGGCTTTCCTTACTACCTGAAGATCAACTACTCCTGCAAGGGAGAG TCCTCTGAGGCCCTGGTCCGCAAGGGCCACCTGACGGGGCTGAAGCCGGTGGTGCTGGTCACCTTCCAGTCCCCAGTCAACTTCCATCGCTGGAAGATAGAGCAGCTGCAGATCCAGATGGAGGCAGCCCCCTTCCGCAGCAGAG AGAGGTGTAATGCAGAGGAAGTGTGTCTCATGAGCTGGTACACACCCATGCCCATCAAGAACGGCAGCGTGGTCATGCGCGTGGACGTTAGCAGCAACGGCCTGGGGCCCTTCATTCCCAATAAAAG GTTTCAGGTGAATATCAACGGCTTCCTGGAGAGACAGCGAGACAACACACTCCAATTCACTGTGGGAAATGAG CTCTTCAATCTGATACCCCGGTACTTTGTGAATGTCCCGTCGAGGCCCTTGTGGTACACTGTGGACCAGGCACCTGTGTTCATCCTGGGCGGCATCCCTGAGGAGAAGGCCATCCTGCTGACTGACACAAACTTCAAGGACTTCTTTCTCGTGGAG TTGAGCATTGACAGTTGCTGGGTAGGCTCCTTCTACTGCCCCCAGACCAGCTTCACTGCTACCATCTATGATGCCATCGCCACCGAGAGCACCCTCTTCATTCGGCAGAACCAGCTCATCTACTATTTCACGGGCACCTATACCACACTCCACGAAAGCAACCGTGGCAGCG GGAGATGGGTCCGTGTCCTGGCTAACGAGTGCATCAAGAAGTTGTGCCCTGTGCATTTCCATAGCAATGGCTCCGAGTATGTCATGGCCCTCACCACTGGCAAGCACGAAGGTTACGTCCACTTTGGGACCATCACGG ATGGCCGCGTGTCCTTCGAGTTGCTGCCCAGGCAGCGGTCCGTGTGCAGTGGGATACTAG TTGTCAACTGCTCCATAACCTGGGCCGTATTCATTGCTGGTGACTACAATCTACTGCTGCTGGTGGAGATCgaagacccctccaccaggaagtatTTCCAGGTGGTCAGCTATGACCTGG TCAGTGATTACCTGGTTGTCCTCTACACCATCCCGGAATTCATCCCTGACg CTCGAGGCCTGGAGTTCCTGATGGTCCTAGGGACAGAGTCTTACACCAACTTCCCGATGGTACCCAAGGGCATGTCCTACAACCCGTATAACAACCTGCTGTTCATCTGGGGCAACTTCCTCCTGCAGAG CTATAACAGTAAAAACTTCATCTACCTGGCGGACTTCCCCAAGGAGCTGTCCATCAAGTACCTGGTTAACTCGTTCTATGGGGACACGGCTATTGTCACAGAGACTGAGGAG ATCTGGTACCTCCTGGAGGGTAGCTACCAGGTGTACAAGCTGTTCCCATCCAAGGGCTGGGAGGTGCACGTCAGCCTACAGGTGATGCAGCAGTCCTCTCTCTACGCCCCCAATGAGACCATGGTCACCCTCTTCTACGAAGACCACGGACTGTACCAG CTGGTGTACCTTATAGACAACCAGCAGGGCAGGCTCGTCAAGAGGCTTGTGCCTGTGGAGCAGCTTCTGATGTACCAGCAGATCAGCAACGACTACCTCTTGGAGCGGCAAGG GAGCCACCTGACGCTCTCCTTCACCAACTTCTGCCCCTTCACGGTGATGCGTCTGCGGGACCTGCCCAACCCGCAGATCTACACGCGCCAGGAGCGCTACCGGGCGCAGCCGCCGCGTGTCTTGGAGCCCGGGGGCTTCCACAGCGACAACTCGCTCGCTGTCTATCAGGGACTCGTCTACTACCTGCTTTGGCTGCACTCGAAGTACGACAAG CCATATGCGGACCCGGTGCACGACCCCACCTGGCGCTGGTGGAAGAACAAGAAGCAGGACCAGGTGCGTGGAGAGGGTGGCGAATCGGTGGGAGGGCCGAGCCCGGATCCCCCCTCACCGTCCCCCTGTCCGGGCACTGTCTTTGCCCCGCATCCCGTCCCTCAGGATTACTACTTCTACCTGGCCAGCAACTGGCGGAGCGCTGGCAGTGTGCACGTTGACATGGCCAGCTACGAAAAGATCTACGACCTTAAGGCTGAGAACGAGCTGCCCGAGCgcatcttcctggacaagggcacCAGCTACCGCTTCTCGGTCTTCCTGACGGCCCGGGAGCCGGAGCCCCTGCACG GCCCCTCCTTCCAGCTGCAGAGCAAGGTGGGCCTGGCTGTGGTGCTGGCCGACCCGGAATGCATCGAGGCGGTGGTGAAGGAGGAGGTCCTTGTTAATCGCAACTCGGTGCTTTTCTGG gttaCGCTCAGTGATAAAAGGTTTTGCTTTGATCAGGGCATTAGTGGACATCACCTCATGAAAACCTCCATGCTCCTCAAG GTGGTGGGCTCGTCCGGGCACTGCTTCCAGAACACGAACCAGGGGCCCCGCATGCAA GGCAACCTGATGGTGCCAGTACTTATCGGCTGCCCCCCAGGCAAGCGCCTTGCCTTTGACATCACCTACACGCTGGAGTACAACCGCCTGCAGAACAAACACTACTTTGACTGCGTGCACGTCGACCCCGAGATGCCCTGTTTCCTCTTCCGCGACA TCTTCTACCCATTCTTCTTGATCCAAGATTTGGTGACGGGAGACTCTGGCAGTTTTCAGGGCAG CTACGTGCTGAAGGTGGTGGGCGGCGGGCCCACCCTGGACACCATCAAGGAATACAGCGAGGAGGATATCTACCGCTTCAACAGCCCCCTGGACAA GACTGGCAGCCTCATCTGGACCACAAGAAACACAACGACTACCGAGGACTCAGCCTTCAACATTTTGTCCCACAACAGTTTAGGCATTGA